The nucleotide sequence ATTGTCGCGGTCTTAATTCCTCAGACTGCGATTATTTTTCGCTAGCGTTTATCGCAGGAGAGTTTATGGCAACCCCGTTGGTCATTGATTATTACACTGATGTCTTATGTATCTGGGCCTGGATTGCCCAGCGTCGTATTGAAGAGCTGGAAAAACAATGGCCCGGAGAAATCGAGCTGAAATATCACTACGTTGATATTTTCGGTAACGTGCCGGAAAAAATGGCCAATCAATGGCAGGCTCGGGGTGGCTACGACGGCTTTGCTCAGCATGTTCAGCACTCTGCTGCGGATTATGAAAATGCGCCGGTACACAGTGAACTGTGGCAACAGGTGCGGCCGGCAACGTCAGCGAATGCACATCTGTTTCTGAAAGCGGTTGAATTACAGTGTGGCTGTCATATTGCAGCAGAAATGGCGTTGTGTGTACGCAAAGCTTTCTTTATCGAAAATCGTGATATTGGCCAGTTGGAAACTTTGTATGTATTGGCCGCAGAACACCAGCTGGATGTTGATGCGATTCAACAGTCAGTAGTGAATGGCACTGCGATGGCTGCTTTGATGAGTGATTACCAAAAGGCGCGCCAGCAGGGCATAAAAGGCAGCCCATCGTATGTGATGGATGGCGGGCGCCAGGTGTTATACGGCAATGTTGGCTACCGGGTGTTGTCTGCCAATGTTGAAGAATTATTAAAAAATCCACAGGATGAAGCGAGCTGGTGTTAACGCCTAACGCTGTTTAAAATCGACGTTTTATTCGGCGGAGATTTGTCTGTGCAATACCGTAAGTTAGGACGTACCAACCTTGATGTCAGCCTGATTGGTCTGGGCACCATGACCTGGGGCAAACAAAATACCCAGGCTGACGGTTTTGAGCAGATGGATTACGCTCTGGAGCGTGGTATTAACTTTTTTGATACCGCCGAAATGTACGCCATTCCGCCATCTCCCGAAACCTACGGTACAACCGAAACCATTATTGGTAACTGGTTTCAGGAGCGCGGCAACCGCGATAAAGTGATTCTGGCGACAAAAATCACAGGCCCGGGATTAGCCTGGATTCGGGATGGCGACATTATTAATCGTGATAATGTCATTCGTGCGGTGGAAGACAGCCTGACACGATTAAAAACCGATTATATCGATTTGTATCAGATGCATTGGCCAAATCGCGGTTCCTATCACTTTGGTAAAACCTGGGGATTTGCTCCGAAGTTTGATGCGCAGCAAGAGCAGGATAATTTTCTCGAAGTGTTGAAAACCTATCAGGAATTAATTCAGCAAGGCAAAATTCGTCATGTCGGATTGTCCAACGAAACCGCTTGGGGAACACAAAAGTGGCTGCAG is from Bacterioplanoides sp. SCSIO 12839 and encodes:
- a CDS encoding aldo/keto reductase, producing MQYRKLGRTNLDVSLIGLGTMTWGKQNTQADGFEQMDYALERGINFFDTAEMYAIPPSPETYGTTETIIGNWFQERGNRDKVILATKITGPGLAWIRDGDIINRDNVIRAVEDSLTRLKTDYIDLYQMHWPNRGSYHFGKTWGFAPKFDAQQEQDNFLEVLKTYQELIQQGKIRHVGLSNETAWGTQKWLQLAEQYDLPRMASIQNEYSLLCRYFEPDLSEIALAEDCGLLAWSPLTRGIISGKYLNGAKPAGARLTIETRAEHRNGPLLDAAVERYIALANEHDLDVCQMALAFVNQQPFVSSNLIGATSMEQLKTNIDSIDVSLSDEVLAGIEAIRREYPAVF
- a CDS encoding DsbA family protein — encoded protein: MATPLVIDYYTDVLCIWAWIAQRRIEELEKQWPGEIELKYHYVDIFGNVPEKMANQWQARGGYDGFAQHVQHSAADYENAPVHSELWQQVRPATSANAHLFLKAVELQCGCHIAAEMALCVRKAFFIENRDIGQLETLYVLAAEHQLDVDAIQQSVVNGTAMAALMSDYQKARQQGIKGSPSYVMDGGRQVLYGNVGYRVLSANVEELLKNPQDEASWC